In one Leptospira fletcheri genomic region, the following are encoded:
- the ftsZ gene encoding cell division protein FtsZ codes for MLRFEEEAEKTSPAIIKVLGIGGGGMNAVSRMLHSSLRGVEYVIMNTDEQVLRRSELENKIALGARVTRGMGAGGDPELGAKAAEEDKEKIQAAIQGADMVFVTAGMGGGTGTGAAPIVAKIAKEMKCLVVGVVTIPFSFEGRRRMEFAKNGIDHLRSYVDTLILVNNESIFQVVDRATPIDQAFRVIDDILLNAVRGISDIVNNPGIINVDFADVKVIMKDTGDAIMGVGEGSGENKVSEAVNYAIDNTLLDSRSIAGATSLLINVTGGSDLTISDWNEVSQIITSQVDPNANIIVGLTEDSELENRIRVTVIATGFNKRPANHSLGTSMRQPTSSPLRKAVGMEQPSPEEPRPSLRSEPERVVMDPETYRSLKARSGQSSPREDYDIPAFLRRSDRNKQ; via the coding sequence ATGTTGCGTTTCGAAGAAGAAGCAGAAAAGACAAGCCCTGCGATCATCAAAGTGCTGGGTATAGGCGGAGGCGGCATGAACGCAGTCTCTAGGATGCTCCACTCCAGCCTACGCGGGGTAGAATACGTCATTATGAACACGGACGAGCAGGTATTAAGGCGTTCCGAATTGGAGAATAAGATCGCCTTAGGAGCCAGAGTGACCCGCGGAATGGGAGCGGGAGGGGATCCGGAATTGGGGGCTAAGGCGGCGGAAGAGGACAAGGAAAAGATCCAAGCCGCAATCCAAGGAGCCGATATGGTCTTCGTGACCGCGGGTATGGGAGGAGGAACCGGCACGGGAGCTGCTCCGATCGTCGCAAAAATCGCGAAAGAGATGAAATGCCTCGTGGTAGGAGTCGTGACGATTCCGTTTTCCTTCGAAGGAAGACGACGAATGGAGTTCGCTAAAAACGGAATCGACCACCTTCGTAGCTATGTGGATACTCTTATCCTCGTAAATAACGAATCGATTTTCCAAGTGGTGGATCGCGCGACCCCCATCGACCAAGCCTTCCGAGTGATCGACGACATACTTCTGAACGCCGTCCGAGGAATCAGCGATATCGTAAACAATCCTGGAATCATCAATGTGGACTTTGCCGATGTGAAAGTCATCATGAAGGACACCGGCGATGCGATCATGGGAGTCGGAGAAGGGAGCGGAGAAAACAAAGTTTCCGAAGCGGTCAATTACGCGATCGATAACACTTTGTTGGATTCGCGTTCCATCGCGGGAGCGACCTCCTTATTGATCAACGTGACAGGGGGATCGGACCTTACGATCTCAGACTGGAACGAAGTATCTCAGATCATCACTTCCCAAGTCGATCCGAACGCGAATATCATAGTCGGACTGACGGAGGATTCGGAATTAGAAAATCGAATCCGAGTGACCGTGATCGCCACCGGTTTCAACAAACGTCCCGCGAATCATAGCTTAGGCACCTCGATGCGGCAACCGACCAGCTCGCCCCTTCGCAAAGCGGTGGGAATGGAGCAGCCCTCTCCGGAAGAACCTCGTCCTTCCCTGCGGTCGGAGCCTGAGCGAGTCGTCATGGATCCGGAAACCTACCGCTCCTTAAAAGCCCGGTCCGGTCAATCTTCTCCACGAGAAGATTACGATATTCCGGCATTCTTAAGAAGAAGCGACAGAAACAAACAATAA
- the ftsA gene encoding cell division protein FtsA yields the protein MEGSERTIVALDLGTSLTKVVVGRPVSEYETEIVGTGAFPSSGIKNGSIVNIEATTRSIVEAVSEAELMCGQEISAIVVNVTGKSLRADNSKGVVAITNRDRAVAEPDVVRVIEAAQAIRVPADQEIIHVLSKEFSVDDQTSIKDPIGMTGVRLEAEVHIVTAGITALHNLDKCVEAAGLVEEARVLSSLASSEAVLTSGEKDLGTAVLDIGAGICDLIVYMDGGIAYSAIIPFGGSNVTSDLSIGLKTTLETAEILKKRYGHCALQEMDPTETVEIPPISGRPARSVLREELVNIIEPRMREIFEMVDAELVKSGKKSFLAGGVILTGGGSLLEGIEFLAEDVFHLTVTRARPAGLTGIAERVSSPEFSTAIGLIKYASRLGEMEQKSQDRAESWGKKIRRWIEENL from the coding sequence ATGGAAGGCTCAGAAAGAACAATCGTCGCCCTGGATCTCGGAACTTCCCTCACGAAAGTGGTAGTAGGCCGACCTGTATCGGAATACGAAACCGAAATCGTAGGTACCGGCGCCTTCCCTTCCTCCGGAATCAAAAACGGATCGATCGTGAATATAGAAGCGACCACCCGTTCCATTGTGGAAGCGGTCAGCGAAGCCGAATTGATGTGCGGACAGGAAATCTCTGCTATAGTCGTAAACGTGACCGGAAAATCCCTGAGGGCGGACAATTCCAAGGGAGTGGTGGCGATTACGAATCGAGATCGAGCGGTGGCGGAGCCGGATGTGGTGCGGGTCATAGAAGCAGCGCAGGCGATCCGGGTTCCTGCGGACCAGGAAATCATACACGTACTCTCCAAAGAATTCTCGGTGGATGATCAGACTTCCATTAAAGATCCGATCGGAATGACCGGAGTCCGCCTCGAAGCCGAAGTCCATATCGTGACCGCGGGAATCACCGCGCTTCATAACCTGGATAAATGTGTGGAAGCCGCCGGCTTGGTCGAAGAAGCCCGGGTATTGTCCAGCCTGGCCTCTTCCGAAGCGGTGTTAACCTCGGGAGAAAAGGATTTGGGCACGGCGGTGCTGGATATAGGCGCCGGGATCTGCGATCTGATCGTTTATATGGACGGGGGAATCGCTTATTCGGCCATTATTCCTTTCGGCGGGTCCAACGTGACTTCGGACCTTTCCATAGGCCTGAAAACCACGCTCGAAACCGCAGAAATATTAAAAAAACGTTATGGTCATTGCGCTCTTCAGGAAATGGATCCGACGGAAACCGTGGAAATTCCTCCGATCAGCGGTAGACCCGCCCGATCCGTGCTACGAGAAGAATTGGTGAACATCATCGAACCTAGAATGCGCGAAATCTTCGAGATGGTGGATGCTGAGCTGGTCAAGTCCGGCAAAAAATCCTTCCTCGCGGGAGGGGTCATTCTCACGGGAGGCGGAAGTCTTTTAGAAGGGATAGAGTTCTTGGCCGAAGACGTTTTTCACCTAACCGTTACGCGGGCTCGCCCGGCAGGACTGACCGGAATTGCCGAAAGAGTTTCTTCCCCGGAATTTTCCACGGCGATAGGTCTGATCAAATACGCGTCCCGTCTAGGCGAGATGGAACAGAAATCCCAGGACAGAGCGGAATCCTGGGGAAAAAAGATCCGGAGATGGATCGAAGAGAATTTATAA
- a CDS encoding cell division protein FtsQ/DivIB: MRHNLIDFLKESLQKRISWWLLAFLGFLAAFLGWGWRKGSLPQELNKLILTGHETLKTEEIVQIMGIQPGTSFENYDLGLMETRLTSHPRIKKARLQKKSEDQLLVEITERKPAYLVNSDGHLFEIDSELKVLSKDDVRTPGLTILSGTFPREAGSMSGAAFRDLYTSVENAFRAYPALRTRVSEISLHEDGEIFVYTDSPIPVRVQVGTLFQIEQVRKLYAALAYLEKEKIRPKLVDIRGEDAVYH; this comes from the coding sequence ATGAGACATAATCTAATTGACTTTCTGAAAGAATCCCTCCAGAAAAGAATAAGTTGGTGGCTCCTGGCTTTCCTTGGCTTTCTTGCCGCGTTTTTAGGGTGGGGCTGGCGGAAGGGTTCCCTCCCCCAAGAGCTGAACAAACTGATTCTAACCGGACACGAAACGCTAAAAACGGAAGAAATCGTTCAAATCATGGGAATCCAACCTGGAACTTCTTTCGAAAATTACGACTTGGGTCTGATGGAAACACGCTTAACGTCTCATCCTAGAATCAAAAAAGCCAGGCTCCAAAAAAAGTCCGAAGACCAATTGCTGGTGGAAATTACGGAAAGAAAACCGGCTTATCTCGTCAACTCTGACGGTCACCTATTCGAAATCGATTCCGAGTTGAAAGTGCTTTCCAAGGACGACGTCAGAACTCCCGGCCTAACGATCCTCTCTGGTACGTTTCCTAGAGAAGCGGGGTCCATGAGCGGGGCCGCGTTTCGGGATTTGTATACCTCCGTCGAAAATGCGTTCCGTGCTTACCCGGCTCTACGGACTCGAGTATCCGAGATATCCCTACATGAAGACGGAGAAATTTTCGTTTATACGGATTCCCCCATACCCGTCCGAGTACAGGTAGGCACCTTATTCCAAATCGAACAGGTCCGTAAATTGTATGCGGCTCTCGCGTATCTCGAGAAGGAAAAGATCAGACCCAAACTAGTGGACATCCGCGGAGAGGACGCGGTCTATCATTAA
- a CDS encoding MlaD family protein, which yields MKFPTPSPVHLGLAFFLSFFLLLYQSVLERAGTKDLYPYTLKIYYPKSQGIRPGTSVSVLGVEKGLVRDVDVVPIEDVPDRRFLDPLRKKAVEITIRLADPITLYANYNISFRTKTVLSGRTIDIDPGSAELDSKMGFFKPTYKEGEERAPDFAPSAKYYDDFFAASTGIIRENEKDIHLTFKNLFEVSEKLKGNRGSIPRILNEDDIHDNIAETMLDMRLFGDDARRYTEGYRKLERSAPVPFSINLYRRTTLIGSISDNLYFNRL from the coding sequence ATGAAATTTCCCACACCTTCTCCCGTTCATTTGGGCCTCGCCTTTTTTCTCTCTTTTTTCCTGCTTCTGTACCAATCCGTTTTAGAGCGCGCGGGAACGAAAGACTTGTACCCTTATACCCTTAAGATTTATTATCCGAAATCCCAAGGAATCCGGCCGGGGACTTCCGTCAGCGTCTTGGGAGTGGAGAAGGGACTGGTCCGGGACGTTGATGTAGTGCCGATCGAAGACGTACCGGACAGACGTTTCCTGGATCCTCTACGAAAGAAGGCGGTCGAGATCACGATTCGTTTAGCGGATCCGATTACTCTGTACGCGAATTACAATATCAGCTTTCGCACGAAAACCGTTCTCTCCGGAAGGACCATCGATATAGATCCGGGAAGCGCGGAGTTGGATTCGAAAATGGGCTTTTTTAAACCGACCTACAAGGAAGGGGAAGAACGGGCTCCCGATTTTGCTCCTTCCGCAAAATATTACGACGATTTCTTTGCGGCCTCCACGGGAATCATAAGGGAGAACGAAAAGGACATTCACCTCACTTTCAAAAACCTTTTCGAAGTCTCGGAAAAACTCAAAGGCAATCGGGGGAGTATTCCTAGAATTTTGAATGAGGACGACATTCACGATAATATCGCCGAAACCATGTTGGACATGCGTTTGTTCGGAGACGATGCCAGAAGGTATACGGAAGGTTACCGCAAATTGGAACGTTCCGCTCCGGTTCCTTTTTCGATCAACCTCTACCGGAGGACCACCTTGATCGGAAGCATCTCCGACAATCTCTATTTCAACCGTCTCTGA